A window of Streptomyces sp. N50 contains these coding sequences:
- a CDS encoding maltokinase N-terminal cap-like domain-containing protein: MPKTAPLRLSSPGVDRPLATLAGLLREWLPGQRWFAGKDRPVADLDVLSTTELFPGCLHLLVHASHTPVPSPGGTPPPGDCYQLLLGVREHVSPRLARAYIGRVQEGPLAGLAVYDALQDPRSAELLLERLRHPGTTGPLHFEADPSVSVPAGLTPRLLGAEQSNSSLVYGDRFILKVFRRIQPGVNPDLELPGALAAQGCQRVPAPVAWFRTAEPRAATLGVLQPFLPDASDGWALALHALATGDEFTTEAYELGQATADVHLALATAFPSAGRPLAENDRTAAAMTERLEAAAHSVPALRPFVPGLRTAFGALVGRDAGPPAQRIHGDLHLGQVLRAGRDWFVIDFEGEPSKPLAERRSAQSPVRDIAGMLRSFDYAARQRRPWRPEWARRCREAFCAGYAARAGWDPRTKHALLRAYETDRAVYEVLYEARHRPDWLPVPMAAIERLAVRGG, from the coding sequence ATGCCGAAGACCGCACCGCTTCGACTGAGCAGCCCCGGCGTCGACAGGCCTTTGGCCACGCTCGCCGGGCTGCTGCGCGAATGGCTGCCCGGGCAGCGCTGGTTCGCCGGCAAGGACCGTCCGGTGGCCGACCTCGACGTGCTGTCCACAACCGAACTCTTCCCGGGCTGCCTCCACTTGCTGGTCCACGCCTCTCATACGCCGGTGCCCTCGCCGGGCGGCACTCCCCCGCCCGGCGACTGCTACCAACTCCTGCTCGGCGTACGGGAACACGTCTCACCGCGCCTCGCCCGGGCGTACATCGGCCGTGTGCAGGAAGGTCCGTTGGCGGGTCTCGCGGTCTACGACGCGCTACAGGATCCGCGCTCGGCGGAGCTGTTGCTGGAGCGGCTGCGGCATCCCGGTACGACAGGCCCCCTGCACTTCGAGGCGGACCCGTCGGTGTCCGTGCCCGCGGGACTCACCCCTCGCCTGCTGGGTGCCGAGCAGTCCAACTCCTCGCTGGTGTACGGCGATCGGTTCATCCTGAAGGTGTTCCGTCGGATCCAGCCCGGCGTCAATCCGGACCTGGAGCTGCCGGGTGCGCTGGCCGCGCAGGGCTGCCAGCGGGTCCCGGCGCCGGTGGCGTGGTTCCGGACGGCGGAGCCGCGGGCCGCGACGCTCGGTGTACTCCAGCCGTTCCTCCCGGACGCCTCCGACGGCTGGGCGCTCGCGCTGCACGCACTCGCCACCGGGGACGAATTCACCACGGAGGCCTACGAGTTGGGCCAGGCGACCGCGGATGTCCATCTCGCGCTGGCGACGGCCTTTCCGTCCGCCGGCCGCCCCCTCGCCGAGAACGACCGTACGGCGGCGGCGATGACCGAGCGCCTGGAGGCGGCCGCGCACTCCGTGCCCGCGCTGCGGCCGTTCGTGCCGGGGCTGCGGACCGCGTTCGGCGCGCTCGTCGGCCGCGATGCCGGGCCGCCCGCCCAGCGCATCCACGGCGATCTGCATCTCGGGCAGGTGCTGCGGGCCGGCCGTGACTGGTTCGTCATCGACTTCGAGGGCGAACCGTCCAAGCCACTGGCGGAACGGCGCAGCGCGCAGTCTCCGGTGCGGGACATCGCCGGCATGCTGCGCTCCTTCGACTACGCGGCCCGGCAGCGCCGCCCCTGGCGCCCCGAGTGGGCGCGCCGTTGCCGGGAGGCCTTCTGCGCGGGCTACGCGGCCCGGGCCGGCTGGGACCCCCGCACCAAGCACGCCCTGCTGCGCGCGTACGAGACGGACCGCGCCGTGTATGAAGTGCTGTACGAGGCCAGACACCGTCCGGACTGGCTTCCCGTACCCATGGCGGCGATCGAACGTCTCGCCGTCCGAGGAGGCTGA
- the glgB gene encoding 1,4-alpha-glucan branching enzyme, whose amino-acid sequence MALRDTSPQETGGPSTPAPQCASAPLDPADRDRLLSGAHHDPHALLGAHPVPGGIAFRALRPYARAVSVVIDGTRSPLTSEGGGLFSAVLPLDALPAYTLLVSYAEGDEHEVHDPYRFLPALGELDLHLIKEGRHEELWKALGAEPMTHGGVAGTRFTVWAPNAQGVRVAGEFSSWDGTAFPMRSLGSSGVWELFLPGVGKDARYKFEITSRNGDRFLKADPMARRTEVPPATASIVTASHYEWGDEDWLARRTQTPVHEAPFSVYEVHLASWRQGLTYRQLAVELPAYVNELGFTHVEFMPVAEHPFGGSWGYQVTGFYAPTSRMGTPDDFKFLVDAFHQAGIGVIMDWVPAHFPKDDWALARFDGEPLYEPGDERRAEHPDWGTYEFDLGRTEVRNFLVANAVFWCQEFHIDGLRVDAVASMLYLDYSRDSGQWTPNVHGGREDLDAMAFLQEMNATVYRRVPGVVTIAEESTAWDGVTRPTDTGGLGFGFKWNMGWMHDSLDYMSHEPVHRKFHHNEMTFSMVYAYSENYVLPISHDEVVHGKQSLVSKMPGDWWQQRANHRAYLGFMWAHPGKQLLFMGQEFAQGAEWSESHGPDWWLLDPAYDAAPDHRGVQNLVRDLNTVYRATPALWQRDTDPGGFRWVMGDAAEDNVFAFLRFDAEGSPLLAVSNFSPVVRHDYRLGVPDEIPAWREALNTDTALYGGSDVRNPDPVEPEDGHVRLTLPPLATVWLTPG is encoded by the coding sequence GTGGCCCTGCGCGACACTTCACCTCAGGAGACGGGCGGTCCGTCCACGCCCGCACCCCAGTGCGCCTCCGCTCCCCTGGACCCCGCCGACCGCGACCGTCTCCTCTCCGGTGCCCACCACGACCCGCACGCGCTGCTCGGCGCGCACCCGGTGCCGGGCGGGATCGCCTTCCGGGCGCTGCGTCCGTACGCGCGTGCCGTGAGCGTCGTGATCGACGGGACGCGCAGCCCGCTCACCTCGGAGGGCGGCGGCCTCTTCTCCGCCGTGCTCCCGCTTGACGCGCTCCCGGCGTACACCCTGCTGGTGTCGTACGCGGAGGGCGACGAGCACGAGGTCCATGACCCGTACCGATTCCTCCCCGCCCTCGGCGAACTCGACCTGCACCTCATCAAGGAGGGGCGCCACGAGGAGCTGTGGAAGGCGCTCGGCGCGGAGCCGATGACGCACGGCGGGGTGGCCGGCACCCGGTTCACCGTGTGGGCGCCGAACGCCCAAGGGGTGCGTGTCGCCGGGGAGTTCAGCTCCTGGGACGGGACCGCATTCCCGATGCGGTCGCTCGGTTCGTCGGGGGTGTGGGAGCTGTTCCTGCCGGGTGTCGGCAAGGACGCACGCTACAAGTTCGAGATCACCTCCCGGAACGGCGACCGCTTCCTCAAGGCCGACCCGATGGCCCGCCGTACGGAAGTGCCGCCCGCCACGGCGTCCATCGTCACGGCCTCGCACTACGAGTGGGGCGACGAGGACTGGCTCGCGCGGCGGACGCAGACCCCGGTCCACGAGGCGCCCTTCTCGGTCTACGAGGTCCATCTCGCCTCCTGGCGCCAGGGCTTGACGTACCGTCAGCTCGCCGTGGAACTCCCCGCCTATGTGAACGAACTGGGCTTCACCCACGTCGAGTTCATGCCGGTGGCCGAGCACCCCTTCGGAGGTTCCTGGGGTTACCAGGTCACCGGCTTCTACGCGCCGACCTCCCGCATGGGCACCCCGGACGACTTCAAGTTCCTCGTCGACGCGTTCCACCAGGCCGGTATCGGCGTGATCATGGACTGGGTTCCGGCGCACTTTCCCAAGGACGACTGGGCGTTGGCCCGGTTCGACGGGGAGCCGCTGTACGAACCCGGGGACGAGCGCCGGGCCGAGCATCCGGACTGGGGCACCTACGAGTTCGACCTCGGCCGGACCGAAGTGCGCAACTTCCTTGTTGCGAACGCCGTCTTCTGGTGCCAGGAGTTCCACATCGACGGCCTGCGCGTGGACGCGGTCGCCTCCATGCTCTACCTCGACTACTCGCGTGACTCGGGCCAGTGGACCCCGAACGTCCATGGCGGGCGCGAGGACCTCGACGCGATGGCGTTCCTCCAGGAGATGAACGCGACGGTGTACCGCCGAGTGCCCGGAGTCGTGACGATCGCCGAGGAGTCCACCGCCTGGGACGGGGTGACGCGGCCGACCGACACCGGCGGCCTGGGCTTCGGGTTCAAGTGGAACATGGGCTGGATGCACGACTCGCTGGACTACATGTCGCACGAGCCGGTCCACCGCAAGTTCCACCACAACGAGATGACGTTCTCCATGGTGTACGCCTACAGCGAGAACTACGTCCTCCCCATCTCGCACGACGAAGTCGTCCACGGGAAGCAGTCGCTGGTGTCGAAGATGCCGGGCGACTGGTGGCAGCAGCGCGCCAACCACCGTGCGTATCTGGGATTCATGTGGGCCCACCCCGGCAAGCAACTCCTCTTCATGGGCCAGGAGTTCGCCCAGGGCGCCGAGTGGTCCGAATCCCACGGCCCCGACTGGTGGCTCCTCGACCCGGCCTATGACGCCGCACCCGATCACCGGGGCGTCCAAAACCTCGTCCGCGACCTCAACACCGTCTACCGCGCGACCCCCGCCCTCTGGCAGCGCGACACCGACCCCGGCGGGTTCCGATGGGTGATGGGCGACGCGGCCGAGGACAACGTCTTCGCGTTCCTGAGGTTCGACGCGGAGGGCTCGCCGCTCCTCGCCGTCAGCAACTTCTCCCCCGTCGTGCGCCATGACTACCGTCTCGGTGTCCCCGACGAGATCCCGGCCTGGCGGGAGGCCCTCAACACGGACACCGCGCTCTACGGCGGCAGCGACGTCAGGAACCCCGACCCGGTCGAACCGGAGGACGGCCATGTCCGGCTCACGCTCCCGCCCCTCGCGACGGTGTGGCTGACACCGGGGTGA
- a CDS encoding ATP-binding cassette domain-containing protein, whose product MPTPISPDTAQVTGLHLELRDVTQEVRGAGRVLDDVSFEVGAGRLMVIAGSSGAGKTVLLQTLAGLQAPTSGDVLHDGAQPGPPGPEFGFVPQEDVIHRELPLRRTLEYAGRLRMPGEAVAARVTEVLDVLGLAQRADTPVRALSGGERKRACIAAELLTRPRVLFLDEPTSGLDPVTGAALLSTLRGLAESGTTVVLTTHVLADLPRCDQVVFLSPGGTVAFVGAPDALLGAFGAETAEDVYAAVAEGKRAERATPVQRTKPAPAPVAHRPPRVGAVRQWALLTRRTTALLVHNRLSVAVFVGSPVMIVAMFAVLFRAGAFDPAAPDPGSTAMIMFWIAFGAFFFGLTYGLLQICTELAVLRREWLAGVRIGPYVASKLTTVLPVLAAADALLLAVLRALDRLPAAGWDTYASLFLTSVLASAAALALGLLTSAAVTDPGQATLMLPLLCFPQVLFSGAFVPVPRMASAGQAISWAMTNRWAFEALGGAIGLESLWRDGNSLAGPPLLRSYGDSFAHPAGRGWLILAGFTVLFLAATWAVLVRKCRQGVAAARSGR is encoded by the coding sequence ATGCCGACGCCGATTTCCCCTGATACCGCGCAAGTGACGGGCCTGCACCTGGAGTTACGGGACGTCACGCAGGAAGTGCGGGGCGCGGGGCGGGTGTTGGACGACGTGTCCTTCGAGGTCGGGGCAGGGCGGCTGATGGTCATCGCGGGGAGCAGCGGCGCGGGCAAGACCGTGCTGCTGCAGACCCTCGCGGGACTCCAGGCCCCGACCTCGGGGGACGTCCTGCACGACGGAGCCCAACCGGGGCCGCCGGGGCCGGAGTTCGGGTTCGTGCCGCAGGAGGACGTGATCCACCGTGAGCTGCCGTTGCGGCGCACGCTGGAGTACGCGGGGCGGCTGCGGATGCCGGGTGAGGCGGTGGCGGCACGGGTGACGGAGGTGTTGGACGTCCTCGGGCTCGCGCAGCGCGCGGACACGCCGGTGCGCGCGCTGAGCGGCGGGGAGCGCAAACGGGCGTGTATCGCCGCCGAGTTGCTCACCCGCCCCCGGGTGCTCTTCCTCGACGAACCCACGTCCGGCCTCGATCCGGTGACCGGCGCCGCGCTGCTGTCGACCCTGCGCGGGCTGGCCGAGTCCGGAACCACCGTCGTCCTCACCACCCATGTCCTGGCCGATCTGCCGCGCTGCGACCAGGTCGTGTTCCTGTCGCCGGGCGGGACGGTCGCGTTCGTGGGGGCGCCGGACGCGCTGCTCGGGGCGTTCGGGGCGGAGACGGCCGAGGACGTGTACGCGGCGGTGGCGGAAGGGAAGCGTGCCGAGCGTGCCACCCCGGTGCAGCGTACGAAACCGGCTCCGGCACCGGTCGCGCACCGTCCGCCCCGCGTCGGCGCCGTACGCCAGTGGGCGCTGCTGACCCGTCGTACGACGGCGCTGCTGGTGCACAACCGGCTGTCGGTCGCGGTGTTCGTGGGGTCGCCGGTGATGATCGTGGCGATGTTCGCGGTGCTGTTCCGGGCGGGCGCGTTCGACCCGGCGGCGCCCGATCCGGGGTCCACGGCGATGATCATGTTCTGGATCGCGTTCGGGGCGTTCTTCTTCGGGCTGACGTACGGACTGCTGCAGATCTGCACGGAGTTGGCGGTACTGCGGCGGGAGTGGCTGGCAGGGGTGCGCATCGGACCGTACGTCGCCTCGAAGTTGACCACCGTCCTGCCGGTACTCGCAGCGGCGGACGCGCTGTTGCTGGCGGTGCTGCGCGCGCTGGACCGGTTGCCGGCGGCGGGCTGGGACACGTACGCCTCGCTGTTCCTCACGAGCGTGCTGGCCTCGGCCGCCGCGCTCGCCCTCGGGCTGCTCACCTCTGCCGCCGTCACGGATCCGGGCCAGGCGACCCTGATGCTGCCGTTGCTCTGCTTCCCCCAGGTGCTGTTCTCGGGGGCGTTCGTGCCGGTGCCCCGGATGGCGTCGGCCGGGCAGGCGATCAGCTGGGCGATGACCAACCGCTGGGCCTTCGAGGCGCTGGGCGGCGCGATCGGCCTGGAGAGCCTGTGGCGCGACGGCAACTCCCTTGCGGGACCACCCCTGTTGCGCTCCTACGGCGACTCGTTCGCGCATCCGGCGGGACGTGGCTGGCTGATCCTCGCGGGGTTCACCGTGCTGTTCCTGGCGGCGACTTGGGCGGTGCTGGTGCGCAAGTGCCGTCAGGGGGTGGCCGCCGCGCGCTCCGGGCGGTGA
- a CDS encoding aminotransferase class V-fold PLP-dependent enzyme, which yields MNAVDLGELRARDFGYLDAEGHTYLDYTGAGLAPASLVRASAARITGSVFGNPHSESPASRASGDLLARARAAVLRHFHADPAEYTVVFTANATAALRLVGESYPFAPGGRLVMLLDNHNSVNGLREYARAGGAKTEYVPVHGQELAIDEERLHTALSARGRRRGRGLLAYPAQSNFTGVRHSLDWITTAHEHGYDVLLDAAAFVPTNPLDLSRHHPDFTVVSWYKVFGYPTGIGSLVVRREALARLRRPWFSGGTIYAASAQAQWHVLAEGEAAFEDGTVNFLSIPDITAGLDWIDAIGMDRVHDHVTRLTAQLLAGVAELRHSDGSPMARVYGPTGTGPARGGTVALNLLDADGRVIDERVVSQDSAEHRISLRYGCFCNPGAGEAAFALPLRSLRSAARKPMGSLEEYLTLLGLSSAGAVRVSVGVSSQPRDVETFLDFVANTYRDRVPTVAGLADRAGC from the coding sequence ATGAACGCGGTGGATCTCGGCGAGTTGAGGGCGCGCGACTTCGGTTACCTGGACGCCGAAGGGCACACCTATCTCGACTACACGGGCGCCGGACTCGCCCCGGCCTCCCTGGTCCGGGCCAGCGCCGCGCGCATCACCGGAAGCGTCTTCGGCAACCCCCACTCGGAGAGCCCCGCCTCCCGCGCCTCGGGCGACCTGCTCGCCCGGGCCCGCGCCGCGGTGCTACGGCACTTCCACGCGGACCCGGCCGAGTACACGGTGGTGTTCACCGCGAACGCGACGGCCGCGCTGCGCCTGGTCGGCGAGTCGTACCCGTTCGCCCCCGGCGGCCGGCTCGTGATGCTCCTCGACAACCACAACTCCGTGAACGGATTACGGGAGTACGCGCGAGCGGGCGGCGCGAAGACCGAGTATGTCCCGGTCCACGGCCAGGAGTTGGCGATCGACGAGGAGCGCCTGCACACCGCGCTGTCGGCCCGCGGGCGCCGCCGCGGACGCGGACTCCTCGCGTACCCGGCACAGAGCAACTTCACCGGCGTACGGCACTCCCTGGACTGGATCACCACGGCCCACGAACACGGCTACGACGTCCTGTTGGACGCCGCCGCGTTCGTGCCGACCAACCCCCTCGACCTCTCCCGCCACCACCCGGACTTCACCGTGGTCAGCTGGTACAAGGTGTTCGGCTACCCCACCGGCATAGGCAGCCTCGTCGTCCGCCGTGAGGCCCTCGCCCGGCTGCGCCGCCCCTGGTTCTCCGGCGGCACCATCTACGCCGCGAGCGCCCAGGCCCAGTGGCACGTCCTCGCGGAGGGCGAGGCGGCCTTCGAGGACGGCACCGTCAACTTCCTCTCCATACCCGACATCACGGCCGGCCTGGACTGGATCGACGCCATCGGCATGGACCGCGTCCACGACCACGTGACCCGCCTGACCGCTCAACTCCTCGCAGGAGTCGCCGAGTTGCGGCACAGCGACGGCTCCCCGATGGCGCGGGTCTACGGCCCCACCGGCACCGGACCCGCACGCGGCGGCACCGTCGCGCTCAACCTCCTCGACGCGGACGGCCGGGTGATCGACGAACGCGTCGTCTCCCAGGACAGCGCCGAGCACCGCATCTCCCTCCGCTACGGCTGCTTCTGCAACCCGGGCGCGGGGGAGGCCGCGTTCGCCCTGCCGCTGCGCAGCCTGCGCTCGGCGGCCCGCAAGCCCATGGGCTCCCTGGAGGAGTACCTGACCCTGCTGGGGCTGTCGTCGGCCGGCGCGGTACGGGTCTCGGTGGGCGTCTCCTCGCAACCCAGGGACGTGGAGACGTTTCTGGACTTCGTCGCGAACACGTACCGCGACCGCGTGCCGACGGTGGCCGGGCTCGCGGACCGGGCGGGCTGCTGA